The Mucilaginibacter rubeus genomic interval CTTACCTACATTATCTGCAGATGCCGCGCCATGGGTTTTACCAAAGGTATGGCCTCCAGCTATTAGCGCAACGGTTTCCTCATCGTTCATAGCCATACGGCCGAAGGTATCGCGGATATCTTTAGCCGCCATAACCGGGTCTGGGTTGCCGTCCGGACCTTCAGGGTTTACATATATCAGGCCCATTTGTACAGCGGCAAGTGGTTTCTCGAGGTTCCGTGAGTGAATATCGCCATCGGCGTCATCATCAGATACCAGTACGCCATGACCTTCCTGTACGCCATGCGAGCCATGAGCGTAGCGAATATCGCCGCCCAGCCAGGTAGTTTCGGCACCCCAGTAAACAGATTCGTCGGCTTCCCAGGCATCTTCGCGGCCACCGGCAAATCCAAAGGTTTTAAAGCCCATTGATTCAAGCGCGATATTACCGGTAAGGATCATCAAATCGGCCCATGAAATTTTACGGCCATATTTTTGTTTGATAGGCCAAAGTAACCTGCGGGCTTTATCAAGGCTCACATTGTCGGGCCAGCTGTTAAGCGGCGCAAAGCGTTGTAAACCCGCACCTGCACCACCACGCCCATCGCCCACACGGTAAGTTCCGGCGCTGTGCCAGGCCATGCGGATGAACAGGCCTCCGTAGTGACCAAAATCGGCAGGCCACCAATCCTGCGAATCGGTCATGAGCGCGTGAAGGTCTTTTTTTACAGCCTCAAGGTCGAGGCTTTTAAAGGCTTCAGCATAGTTAAAATCTTCTTCCATCGGGTTTGACAGCGAAGAGTGCTGGCGCAGGATGTTAAGCTTTAACTGGTTAGGCCACCAGTTATGGTTGCGTGTACCGCCACCGCCAGCATTGTTTTTCATAGTGCCGTTGTGAAACGGGCATTTACTGATGTCATTTGATCCGTTTTCCATAATGTGTTTATATATTGAATCTGCTGCTTAACCCCTTGGTCAGGTATTAAGTTTTATAAAATTATGATGTTAACTTCAACAATCACAATCAATTAATTCTATAAGCTGATAGCTAAAAACTATAACAGGATTAAATGACGCGAAATCATTAAAATGGAAGGAGAAATGCAATCTATCTAAGGCAAAAGATGGCAAGTAACTTTTATTTTACCTTAATTAATAGGTAAAAAACACTTTTCTAATCAATTTTTAATCTTTTTGTTAACGAATTGTTTAGTTTTGCAATAACCTTAATCTTATTCAGTGTTGAAAAAAATATCCCATCCTGCAACGATAACCCGATCAAAGTCGTCTTATTGAAAATATAGAGATGTTAACAGCTATGTCTGTTAATTGGTTTAGTGATGTTTTTGCTGAAAGATTTAATTAAGAATATACCGGACAAACATGTGTTGCCCGTAACGATATTCCCGATAGTTCTTTAATGGGTATTTTCATTGTAAAATACAGTTTTAGTTAAAAAGCAATGTGTTAGCCAGGGATAGCACATTGTTTGTTTTCTTCTTCGGATGGTTGTATTTCCGATTTTATTCCTTCCAAACAAGTTATCAATACCAATCTTTTTTAGTGTGTAGTACTTCAACGGTATGGCTTGACGCCCGTTTATAATTGCTAATTTGGCGCCATGAAACTATCTGTATTCAGGGTTATTCTGCTTTTTATATTTATGCCTTTTGCCGGTAACGCGAGCGCTTATTGGATGGAGATTAAAGGTTCAGGTAAATTGAACGAAACCGCATATATCCAGGTTTGCTACGGCAATATTGATGAGTTTAGTATCCGGCACCGTGACACAGGAATTGAGCTTGACCGCGCCGGCGATTTTGAGATATCGCTTCAGGATGAAAACGGCAACAAAACAGCACTACCTATGCTTAAAAAAGCCGATTGCTGGGAGGCGGCGTTTACGCCCTCACATAACGGCGTTTACCGTATCCTGGGCATAAACGATACCCATGAGGTTGTTGACCGCTCCAAAACCGGGGGTAAAAATATCAGGCCTATTGATTATTTGTGCTCCGCCTATGTAGTGGGTAACGGAAATATGAATTCAACCCCGGCCCAGCAATTGGATATCATTGTTGGAACCGGCAAAAAGGGATTGATATCGGTTAAAGCGTTTAAAGATGGCCGTATTGCCGAACCAAAAACATCGCTAAGGGTTTTTAATCCGGAAAACTGGGAAAAGGAGCTAATTACCAATGAAGAAGGGGAAGCCTTTTTTAAACCGACCATGCCTGGTTTATATATTATCAGGGAAGATTGGGAAGATCCATCTCCCGGAAACTACAAAGGCGTAGCTTATAAAGCGGTACGCCATCGCTGTAATTACTGCCTGCAGGTTGAGGCATCAGCAATTACAGTTAAACAATAAGCGATTATATAAAAAGAAAACCATTGAGGCCGGAATTTCTTCCGGCCTCAATGGTTTTACAAGATTGCCTCTCTGGTTTACTTTAAGCCGTAAGTGAGGTAACCGCCGTCAACTACGATCTCAGTTCCGGTAATAAAACTTGCTGCATCCGATGCGAGGAACAATACGGTGCTGGCAACCTCTTCAGCATCACCTATACGTTGCAGGGCTGTGGCGGCTGCCAAATGTGGTTTAGCTTCGGCAGGTATAGCATATTCTAATCCGGGTGTTTGGATTGGCCCGGGGCTAAGAATGTTTACACGGATTTTTCTGGCTGCTAATTCATTTGCCGCGATCTGGGCAATTTTATTGACAGCGCCTTTGGTGGCAGAATATACACTGGTGCCTACGTTTGAAGCTGTCGCAACGGTAGAGGATGTGAATATTACCGCCGAGCCATCTGCCAAATACGGAATCAACTTTTGAAGCGTAAAGAAATAACCTTTAACATTGGTATTAAATTGCGCGTCAAAATCAGCCTCGGTGGCTTGTTCAATCGGTGTGAATATGGCTATACCGGCGTTAAGGAAAAGCACGTCCAGTTTGTTACCGCTTTCTGCTACAGCTTTCTCTAAAATTGCTATCCCTTCCAGGTTTGATGTGTCGGAAACTATGGTTTTTAGTTTTGGGCTGTTGATGGCTTCGGCAGCTTTTTGCAGGTTGGCGGCACTTCTGCTGGTGATCCATACGTTTGCGCCGGCCTTAATAAATGCCTGTGCGCTTGCCAGGCCAATTCCGGTACTGCCACCGGTTATAACTACGTTTTTGTCTTTGAAGTTCATTTTTAATTTGTTTATGATGCAAACTTAGGGTAGATTGATTTATTTTCGTTACTTTGTAACTAAAAGTAACAGTAACTTTTGAGTAACCAGGTAACTTATGACAGACATCAACGCATGTATTGCAGGGCACAAAAAGGAGATTATGGCCATCCATGACGCGATGGACGTATTGAGCGGGAAATGGAAAATCTCCATTATATCATCAATTTGCTATTATAACCAGAGGAGGTTTTCTGATATTTTGAATGATGTGGATGGCATATCAAACAAAATGCTCAGCAAAGAACTGAAGGAGCTGGAACAGAATAAGCTGATCAAGCGTACTGTTTTGGATTCTCAGCCTGTCACCGTTCAGTATAATTTAACCGAATATGGTTGGACGTTACAAGGTATTATTCATGACCTTGCCGATTGGGGAAAGAAGCATCGAGAAGTAATTATTGCCGACAGATAAAAAACAAAGGCCTGAAGTTTAATCTTCCGGCCTTTGTTTTGCTTAAGGTGTTCTGTTATTAAAATTTAAGGCTCATACTGCCTATAAACCGGGCAGGTGCCTGTGGCGTTAACCTCACCGACCATGCTTTTTCACTGGTCAGGTTATCAACCTTAAAGCTGATGCGGTATTTTGGCTGATCATAAAACAGCGTTGCATCAAGCAGGGTATAAGAAGGGATAATGATTTTGGTAAGGGTGGTATTGGTTTGGTACGAAGCATTACCGTAGTTACCTCCAAAACCTGCACCTAAGCCCCTCAGGTTGCCTGTAGGGATGCGATAGCTAACCCAAAAGTTCACGGTATGCGGCGAACCCGATAAGCCCGGGCGCAGGCCCTGAGTTGTTGAGTCGCCTTTGGTTACCTTGCTGTCATTATACGCATAACCTGCCACGATGTTAAGGCCGGCGAATGGGTTGGCTGTAAGGTCAACCTCAACGCCACGGCTGCGTTGGTTACCATCCTGTACCGAATAGTTTACTGGGTCTGCCGGATCAGGCCTGATGATATCTTTCACTTCAATATCGTAGTAACTGATGGTACCGGTTAATCTGTGGTCAAGCACATCGCCTTTTACACCAAACTCAAGCTGGTTAGCGTGTTCAGGTTTAAAGGCACTGCCATCTTTAAACACGCCGCTTTTGTTAAAAAAGCCGTTCATGTAGTTACCAAATAAGGATAGCTTATCTTTAAACAGTTCATAAACTACTCCTAATTTAGGCGAGAAAGCAGTTTGTCCGTAAGGACCAGTTTGAACGCCATTGGCGCCAAGACCACCGGCTGTTACGCCTGTAGCGATATTGTAAACACCACCATACTGATAACGATCGGCACGTAAGCTGGCCATCACCAATAATTGATCGGTAACGTTAAATACGTCCGATATGTAGGCGGCGTAAGTATTGTCGCCATTGTTTTCTTTTCTTAATGTTCCTTTGCTGGTCAGCGAGTCGATTTTGAAACGGCTAACACGGTAGCTTGACGGAACGTTGATAAAATCAATTGCCGGCAGGTTAACCGTTACCCTGTCAAAGCTGTTGGAGTTGTTGTAATAATCCAATCCGGCCACTACGCGGTTGCGGTGGTTGCCGATCTTGAAATCACCAATAAAATTTTGTTGCAGGTCCGTAGCTATGAACGATGTATTACCTGCAATAACCTGCGGACTCATGGTAGTTGCCGATTTACCGTTAAGCGCGGTAATGTAACCGTTTATGGTTGAACGTGCACGTGAAATAATGGTTTGTGAGGTCCATTTTTCGGAAATCTTATAGTTAAGCTGAGCAAAAATGTTGATCATCTGGGTTGAATAAGCCAGATCATTGCTCAGGAAGGTTTTATTGTATGGGAAATCAATATCTGCAATTGATTTTGGTGCTACAGGGGTTTTGTTGCCAACATAAGGGTTAAAACGTACTACTGATGTTGCTTTAGCCTGACCAAATTCAATATCGAGCAATAAGGAAAGCCTGTCGGTTATTTGGTATGAAAAGCTTGGTGCAAGGCTTATAGTATTGGTAAAACCAAGATCCTGGAAACTTTTTTGAAAGGAAGTAGCACCGTTTAAACGGAATAACGCTGTTTTATCGGCATTA includes:
- a CDS encoding SDR family NAD(P)-dependent oxidoreductase encodes the protein MNFKDKNVVITGGSTGIGLASAQAFIKAGANVWITSRSAANLQKAAEAINSPKLKTIVSDTSNLEGIAILEKAVAESGNKLDVLFLNAGIAIFTPIEQATEADFDAQFNTNVKGYFFTLQKLIPYLADGSAVIFTSSTVATASNVGTSVYSATKGAVNKIAQIAANELAARKIRVNILSPGPIQTPGLEYAIPAEAKPHLAAATALQRIGDAEEVASTVLFLASDAASFITGTEIVVDGGYLTYGLK
- a CDS encoding TonB-dependent receptor encodes the protein MKPLFSIILAFLFITPLALKAQTTGNITGKVTLVDGRPLASGSVSITELAKTTLTDENGNYSFNNIAEGNYTIKVQVLGAAEKDIPVKVTAGQTVTVNYQLPKENVQALQEVTITTNTNKFSKKESVYIARLPLKNLENPQVYNSVSKELIQEQVAVDLGSISKNVPGAGIPMIANQGRVTFRSRGFETEPNARNGVAGAAFSFIDPVNLERIEAIKGPSATLFGTSISSSYGGLYNRVTKKPYNGFGGEVAYYGGSWNFNRIAWDVNTPVNADKTALFRLNGATSFQKSFQDLGFTNTISLAPSFSYQITDRLSLLLDIEFGQAKATSVVRFNPYVGNKTPVAPKSIADIDFPYNKTFLSNDLAYSTQMINIFAQLNYKISEKWTSQTIISRARSTINGYITALNGKSATTMSPQVIAGNTSFIATDLQQNFIGDFKIGNHRNRVVAGLDYYNNSNSFDRVTVNLPAIDFINVPSSYRVSRFKIDSLTSKGTLRKENNGDNTYAAYISDVFNVTDQLLVMASLRADRYQYGGVYNIATGVTAGGLGANGVQTGPYGQTAFSPKLGVVYELFKDKLSLFGNYMNGFFNKSGVFKDGSAFKPEHANQLEFGVKGDVLDHRLTGTISYYDIEVKDIIRPDPADPVNYSVQDGNQRSRGVEVDLTANPFAGLNIVAGYAYNDSKVTKGDSTTQGLRPGLSGSPHTVNFWVSYRIPTGNLRGLGAGFGGNYGNASYQTNTTLTKIIIPSYTLLDATLFYDQPKYRISFKVDNLTSEKAWSVRLTPQAPARFIGSMSLKF
- a CDS encoding winged helix-turn-helix transcriptional regulator, translating into MTDINACIAGHKKEIMAIHDAMDVLSGKWKISIISSICYYNQRRFSDILNDVDGISNKMLSKELKELEQNKLIKRTVLDSQPVTVQYNLTEYGWTLQGIIHDLADWGKKHREVIIADR